In Oryza sativa Japonica Group chromosome 2, ASM3414082v1, the following are encoded in one genomic region:
- the LOC136355277 gene encoding vegetative cell wall protein gp1-like, producing the protein MQGEGANRPAARQIRPPGGQNGLQRLIRPPSPASPPEPPAVVSLAATSIPAAISIPAAGAPSPSPTPSLPPPPSSPSPSPATTNCHRHLAIFNPRRHHHQLSPPPQADPPPAASPLDPAAVARIWAVSHPNPAPPYNGT; encoded by the coding sequence ATGCAGGGGGAGGGGGCAAATCGGCCTGCAGCACGCCAGATCCGCCCCCCGGGGGGCCAAAACGGCCTGCAGCGCCTgatccggccgccgtcgccagcctcgccgccAGAGCCACCCGCCGTCGtcagcctcgccgccacctccatccccgccgccatctccatccccgccgccggcgccccctCACCATCCCCGACGCCATCattgcccccgccgccgtcgtcgccttccccGTCGCCAGCCACCACCaactgccaccgccacctcgcCATCTTCaatccccgccgccaccaccaccaactgtCGCCGCCACCTCAGGCCGACcctccgccggcggcctccCCGCTAGATCCGGCCGCGGTGGCCCGGATCTGGGCGGTGTCACACCCTaatccggcaccgccgtacaacggcacctga